A genomic segment from Bryobacteraceae bacterium encodes:
- a CDS encoding dihydrodipicolinate synthase family protein, with protein MGHILRGIVPPLVTPFRADGSIDEQAHRAEVRHMAARVHGLAVCGSTGEGHTLSTEETRRIVAWTAEEARGQVPVIAGIITDSTQSAIARGKAVADLGVAALQVTPVHYVFRPNDDAMARHFGAIADATGIPVIIYNVVPWSYLLPPLLVRILREAPGVIGVKQSASDMKALADLLLLSEDAGIRDRVRILSAVDALLYPSFRLGCDGAVAAILSAAPEACVALWDAVERGDEATALDLHKKLLRLWNAIDAPNLPANVRAAMRTQGREGGVPRPPMSPSSADQEARIAAAMAALSGAA; from the coding sequence ATGGGCCACATCCTCCGCGGCATCGTTCCGCCGCTTGTCACCCCGTTCCGCGCGGACGGCTCCATCGACGAACAGGCCCATCGCGCCGAAGTGCGCCACATGGCCGCGCGCGTGCATGGCCTCGCCGTCTGCGGATCCACCGGTGAGGGACACACGCTCTCAACCGAAGAAACGCGGCGCATCGTCGCCTGGACCGCGGAGGAAGCACGCGGGCAAGTGCCGGTGATCGCTGGCATCATCACTGACAGTACGCAATCGGCCATCGCACGCGGCAAAGCCGTGGCGGACCTCGGTGTCGCCGCGCTGCAGGTCACGCCGGTCCACTACGTGTTTCGTCCCAACGACGATGCCATGGCGCGCCACTTCGGCGCCATCGCCGACGCCACCGGCATCCCCGTCATCATCTACAACGTCGTTCCGTGGAGCTACCTGCTGCCGCCGCTGCTCGTCCGCATCCTGCGCGAGGCGCCGGGCGTGATCGGCGTGAAGCAGAGCGCCAGCGACATGAAGGCTCTGGCCGATCTGCTGTTGCTCAGCGAGGATGCGGGCATACGTGATCGCGTGCGGATTCTCTCTGCCGTGGATGCGTTGCTCTATCCCTCCTTCCGCCTCGGCTGCGACGGCGCCGTCGCGGCGATCCTCAGCGCCGCTCCGGAAGCCTGCGTCGCGCTGTGGGACGCCGTCGAGCGCGGCGACGAGGCAACGGCGCTGGACCTGCACAAGAAGCTGCTGCGGCTCTGGAACGCCATCGACGCGCCCAACCTGCCCGCCAACGTGCGCGCGGCGATGCGGACGCAAGGCCGCGAAGGAGGCGTGCCGCGCCCGCCGATGTCGCCGAGTTCGGCGGATCAGGAAGCGCGGATCGCGGCGGCGATGGCGGCGCTGTCGGGCGCCGCGTAG
- a CDS encoding aldolase/citrate lyase family protein has translation MRINLVKRALAEGKVQYGTNFGQFRSQDVLKIFAQAGFHWAFIDTEHGGFDLETIQDVCRISPLVNFTPIVRVADLQYSLVARALDVGAQGIIFPRVESVELLERAVSWCRFPPVGVRGFGLNAFHIDHEKATMPQMIEHLNNETMVVLQIETKRAFEMREELLAVPGIDAVMIGPADLSISFGIPGEFQNPKLVDAMLAIRDSCNARGIAPGTQTRTIDLAKFWKQNGMRFLGCSGDTGMLFDKAKEITSALDAL, from the coding sequence ATGCGAATCAATCTCGTCAAACGCGCCCTCGCCGAGGGCAAAGTTCAATACGGCACCAACTTCGGCCAATTCCGCTCCCAGGATGTTCTGAAGATCTTCGCCCAGGCGGGATTCCACTGGGCATTCATCGACACCGAGCACGGCGGCTTCGACCTCGAGACGATCCAGGACGTTTGCCGCATCTCGCCGCTGGTGAACTTCACGCCGATCGTCCGCGTGGCCGATCTGCAGTATTCGCTGGTGGCGCGCGCGCTCGACGTTGGCGCCCAGGGGATCATCTTCCCACGCGTGGAATCCGTGGAGCTGCTCGAGCGCGCGGTCAGCTGGTGCCGCTTTCCGCCTGTGGGCGTGCGCGGCTTCGGGCTCAACGCCTTCCATATCGATCACGAGAAGGCCACGATGCCGCAGATGATCGAGCACCTGAACAACGAAACGATGGTGGTGCTGCAGATCGAAACCAAACGCGCCTTCGAGATGCGCGAAGAGCTGCTGGCCGTACCGGGGATCGACGCGGTGATGATCGGCCCGGCCGATCTTTCGATTTCATTCGGCATTCCCGGCGAGTTTCAGAATCCGAAACTCGTGGACGCGATGCTCGCCATTCGCGATTCCTGCAACGCGCGCGGCATCGCGCCCGGCACGCAGACGCGCACCATCGATCTCGCGAAATTCTGGAAGCAGAACGGGATGCGTTTTCTGGGCTGCTCCGGCGACACGGGCATGTTGTTCGACAAGGCGAAAGAGATCACTTCGGCGCTCGACGCTTTGTAG
- the bshC gene encoding bacillithiol biosynthesis cysteine-adding enzyme BshC, with the protein MASACLRHTELPGTSKLFADYLYRFDRVAPFYRYDPADPESYRSAASALVYPEERRRALIEALAAQGNDPAALEALAQPDCVAVVTGQQVGLFSGPCYTIYKALTAVRLAARLRDSGIPAAPVFWLATEDHDFDEINHAWTLSGENDAVRHEVANPGTSSTRPVGPIAIPKYPIEELADALRGLPFAEEVLALAGEAYRDGATLGAAFRALMERLLPGRGLIYVDPLEMPIRRLAAPILQQAALQAPALMDRVIARNAELAEAGYHAQVHVEPKTSPFFLLEGGERVHLLRDGGTFDGMDAEGLAARAEHLSPNAILRPVMQDYLLPTAALIGGPAEIAYLAQSQVLYEGLGRPAPVFVSRAGFTLLDERAAKSMERYRLAVSDFFEGPEPLRAKVAARITPPELETSLGATRAATADAVDRLHAALSSFDPTLGEALAKSRAKMLYQLDKIRAKTEREALRRNARADAEMHALTALLYQERHLQERFYTILPFLARHGFDLIERVEQHVRLECPDHIVLTASS; encoded by the coding sequence GGTCTGCCGCGTCGGCGCTCGTGTATCCGGAGGAACGCCGCCGCGCGCTGATCGAAGCGCTGGCGGCGCAGGGGAACGATCCGGCGGCGCTCGAAGCGCTGGCTCAACCAGACTGTGTCGCAGTGGTGACCGGCCAGCAGGTGGGGCTGTTCTCCGGACCCTGTTACACGATCTACAAGGCGCTCACCGCCGTTCGTCTGGCGGCGCGGTTGCGCGACTCGGGAATTCCCGCCGCGCCGGTGTTCTGGCTGGCGACGGAAGACCACGATTTCGACGAGATCAACCACGCGTGGACGCTCTCCGGGGAGAACGACGCCGTCCGTCACGAGGTGGCCAATCCGGGAACGTCGAGCACGCGGCCGGTGGGCCCGATCGCGATTCCGAAATATCCGATCGAAGAGCTGGCCGATGCGCTGCGCGGACTGCCGTTCGCCGAAGAGGTACTGGCGCTGGCCGGCGAGGCGTACCGCGATGGCGCGACGCTGGGCGCGGCGTTCCGGGCGCTGATGGAACGGCTGCTGCCCGGACGCGGACTGATTTACGTGGATCCACTCGAGATGCCGATCCGGCGATTGGCCGCGCCGATCCTGCAGCAGGCGGCGCTCCAGGCACCCGCACTGATGGATCGGGTGATTGCCCGGAACGCGGAGTTGGCCGAGGCCGGCTACCACGCTCAGGTTCACGTGGAGCCGAAGACTTCGCCGTTCTTTCTACTCGAAGGCGGCGAGCGCGTTCATTTACTCCGGGACGGCGGGACCTTCGACGGCATGGACGCCGAGGGCCTGGCCGCCCGCGCCGAGCATCTTTCGCCGAACGCGATTCTGCGGCCGGTGATGCAGGATTACCTGCTGCCGACGGCGGCTCTCATCGGCGGACCGGCCGAGATCGCTTACCTCGCGCAATCACAGGTGCTCTACGAGGGACTGGGGCGTCCAGCGCCGGTGTTCGTATCGCGGGCGGGCTTCACGCTGCTCGACGAGCGGGCGGCGAAGTCCATGGAACGATACCGGCTGGCGGTCTCGGATTTCTTCGAAGGGCCGGAGCCGCTGCGGGCCAAAGTCGCCGCGCGCATCACGCCCCCGGAGCTTGAAACGAGCCTGGGCGCCACGCGCGCCGCCACCGCGGACGCCGTGGACCGTCTGCACGCCGCGCTCTCCTCGTTCGACCCGACGCTTGGCGAGGCGCTGGCCAAGAGCCGTGCGAAGATGCTCTACCAGCTCGACAAGATCCGCGCCAAGACCGAACGCGAGGCGTTGCGGCGCAACGCCCGGGCCGACGCGGAGATGCATGCGCTCACCGCGCTGCTATATCAGGAACGCCATCTGCAGGAGCGCTTCTATACGATTCTGCCGTTCCTGGCGCGCCACGGCTTCGACCTCATCGAACGCGTGGAGCAGCATGTTAGGCTGGAGTGTCCGGACCACATCGTACTGACAGCATCGTCCTGA